The proteins below come from a single Prolixibacter sp. NT017 genomic window:
- a CDS encoding SRPBCC domain-containing protein, with product MGTEKYVSEVKTVAYEQGVVYQKLSNLENLKPLLKPENIEKVREQIPNAPEINIEDFEATPDNCSFKISPIGKVGMKIVEREPEKTIKLTGDGTVPFQFYFWIQLVAVDDSSCKLRLTLHADLNPMIKMMVNKHLKDGIDKMAEAISRIPFDLNGDSSGEIES from the coding sequence ATGGGAACAGAAAAATATGTGAGCGAGGTAAAAACCGTTGCGTATGAGCAAGGAGTTGTTTACCAGAAACTCTCGAATCTGGAGAATCTGAAACCACTGCTAAAACCTGAAAACATTGAAAAAGTACGCGAGCAGATACCCAATGCTCCGGAAATTAACATCGAGGATTTTGAGGCAACCCCCGATAATTGTTCTTTTAAAATCAGTCCTATCGGGAAAGTGGGAATGAAAATTGTCGAGCGCGAACCGGAAAAGACCATCAAACTAACGGGAGACGGAACCGTTCCTTTCCAGTTTTATTTCTGGATTCAACTTGTCGCGGTCGATGATAGCTCGTGTAAACTACGTCTTACGCTCCATGCCGATCTGAACCCGATGATTAAGATGATGGTGAACAAACATCTAAAAGACGGCATCGATAAAATGGCGGAAGCTATCAGCCGCATACCGTTTGATTTGAACGGAGACTCGTCGGGCGAAATCGAATCGTAA
- a CDS encoding biotin--[acetyl-CoA-carboxylase] ligase, with protein sequence MRTIIGNQMEHLSRTDSTNNYASRQLMTKRLPEGIVYSTSVQEKGRGQVNQHWESEPGKNITMSVVLYPDFVPILSQFLISKAVALAVSDFVSAYVSDVHIKWPNDIYVGKKKIAGILIENSLREGTIASSIVGIGLNINQWEFLSDAPNPVSLSLLTDKEFLLDECLEELCDRLDDWYMQLKIGEVQKINRAYEERLFRMNEWAPYHAGDEEFEGRITGVDEIGRLVVERRDGTKQQFHLKEVEFII encoded by the coding sequence ATGCGCACAATCATTGGCAACCAGATGGAACATCTGAGCCGGACAGACTCGACCAATAACTATGCCAGCAGACAACTCATGACAAAACGTCTGCCGGAAGGAATTGTTTACTCAACTTCAGTTCAGGAGAAGGGAAGGGGACAGGTAAATCAGCACTGGGAAAGCGAGCCTGGAAAAAACATTACCATGAGTGTTGTGCTTTACCCGGATTTTGTCCCCATCCTTAGCCAGTTTCTCATCTCAAAAGCCGTTGCGCTCGCTGTTTCCGATTTTGTGAGCGCTTACGTATCCGATGTGCACATTAAATGGCCCAACGATATTTACGTAGGGAAAAAGAAAATTGCCGGAATTCTGATCGAAAATTCATTGCGCGAAGGAACTATCGCTTCGAGCATTGTAGGCATCGGGTTAAACATTAACCAGTGGGAGTTTCTCAGCGATGCGCCTAATCCGGTTTCCTTATCATTGTTGACAGATAAAGAATTTTTATTGGATGAATGTCTGGAAGAACTCTGCGATCGGTTGGACGACTGGTATATGCAGTTGAAGATTGGTGAGGTACAGAAAATCAACAGAGCGTATGAGGAGCGGTTATTCCGGATGAACGAGTGGGCGCCTTACCATGCCGGAGACGAAGAGTTCGAAGGTAGAATTACCGGTGTAGACGAAATCGGGCGTTTGGTTGTTGAAAGACGCGACGGGACCAAACAACAATTCCACCTGAAGGAGGTGGAATTTATCATTTGA
- the rsfS gene encoding ribosome silencing factor, whose amino-acid sequence MVNKTRNSDSEHLIEAIVEGIRRKKGLDIINIDMKKLGNTECDNFIICHGNSNTHTDSIAHSVEETVEEIENTRVWHKDGYQNAQWILLDYGEVMVHVFQEQYRRFYDLEELWADAQIIQIESES is encoded by the coding sequence ATGGTGAATAAGACCCGGAACAGCGATTCCGAACATCTTATCGAGGCAATTGTTGAAGGAATACGCCGCAAGAAAGGCCTCGATATCATAAATATTGACATGAAAAAATTGGGTAATACGGAATGTGACAATTTCATTATTTGCCACGGTAATTCCAATACCCACACCGATTCGATTGCCCACTCAGTTGAAGAAACCGTCGAGGAAATTGAAAATACCAGGGTTTGGCATAAGGACGGATATCAAAATGCTCAATGGATACTCCTCGATTATGGCGAAGTAATGGTGCATGTTTTCCAGGAGCAGTACAGAAGGTTTTACGACCTGGAAGAACTATGGGCCGATGCCCAAATTATACAAATTGAATCAGAAAGTTGA
- the ftsH gene encoding ATP-dependent zinc metalloprotease FtsH, which yields MNQKVELYMADNNIKNNNGSGMPNNNKKPQGNGNKGRFNPKFNPIYVYGIIILIFIALQYFGSGGSPVETNWREVKNTMLKNGDIKKIVVVNRERAEIFLKDSAYAKYKSKFDQGFGTPSKAGPQFYFIIGSVDTFEQNLKQAQSDVPEKNQVILTYETRRDIFMEVLSWILPILLLVGIWWWIFRRMSRGAGGGGGANIFNVGKSQAKVFDKDSRVSTTFKDVAGLSEAKQEIEEIVEFLKNPGRYTKLGGKIPKGALLVGPPGTGKTLLARAVAGEANVPFFSMSGSDFVEMFVGVGASRVRDLFKQAKEKAPCIVFIDEIDAIGRARGRNPNMGSNDERENTLNQLLTEMDGFDTNSGVIILAATNRADILDRALMRAGRFDRQIHVELPDINERGEIFQVHLKPLRKGEDVDVSFLAKQTPGFSGADIANVCNEAALIAARRKKETVQKQDFLDAVDRIIGGLEKKNKIISPSEKATIAYHEAGHATVSWLLEHAHPLVKVTIVPRGKALGAAWYLPEERQITTREQMLDEVCATLGGRAAEENVFGTISSGAQNDLEKVYKTTYAMVCYFGMSDAVGNVSFYDSTGQSDYSFNKPYSEHTAELIDHEIKDLIDVQYQRARKILADNAEGHKQLAEKLLEREVIFSEDLEAIFGPRPWDPQKGPEKKIEVPMADNSENKPLTSPPTTSPKDSPKDNKESA from the coding sequence TTGAATCAGAAAGTTGAACTCTATATGGCTGATAATAACATCAAAAATAATAACGGATCGGGCATGCCTAATAACAATAAAAAGCCTCAGGGCAACGGCAATAAAGGTCGCTTTAATCCCAAGTTTAATCCCATTTATGTTTATGGGATTATCATCTTGATCTTTATCGCTCTTCAGTATTTTGGCTCAGGCGGCTCACCCGTCGAAACCAACTGGCGCGAAGTAAAAAACACCATGCTGAAAAATGGTGACATCAAGAAAATCGTGGTTGTCAACCGCGAGCGTGCGGAAATATTTTTGAAAGACAGTGCTTACGCAAAATATAAATCGAAATTCGATCAGGGATTTGGTACGCCATCGAAAGCCGGACCACAATTTTATTTTATCATCGGTTCCGTCGACACGTTCGAGCAAAATCTGAAACAAGCACAGTCTGATGTTCCCGAAAAAAATCAGGTAATCCTCACATACGAAACAAGACGGGATATTTTCATGGAAGTTCTCAGCTGGATACTGCCTATTTTATTGCTGGTGGGTATCTGGTGGTGGATTTTCCGCCGGATGAGCCGTGGTGCCGGTGGCGGCGGAGGAGCCAATATCTTCAATGTTGGAAAGTCGCAGGCGAAAGTTTTCGATAAGGACTCCCGCGTTAGCACAACTTTTAAAGATGTGGCCGGATTGTCTGAAGCGAAACAGGAAATCGAAGAAATTGTAGAGTTCCTGAAAAATCCCGGACGCTACACCAAATTAGGAGGAAAAATACCGAAAGGTGCTTTGCTTGTCGGACCTCCCGGAACTGGTAAAACATTGCTGGCCCGCGCCGTAGCAGGCGAGGCCAATGTGCCGTTCTTCTCCATGTCAGGTTCCGACTTTGTCGAAATGTTTGTCGGTGTTGGTGCATCGCGTGTGCGTGACCTCTTCAAACAAGCAAAAGAAAAAGCTCCATGTATTGTCTTCATCGATGAGATTGACGCAATAGGACGTGCCCGTGGACGGAATCCTAATATGGGCTCCAACGATGAACGCGAAAATACGCTGAACCAGTTGTTGACTGAAATGGATGGTTTTGACACCAACTCCGGAGTTATCATTCTGGCAGCGACCAACCGCGCCGATATTCTCGACCGTGCTTTGATGCGTGCCGGACGTTTTGACCGCCAGATTCATGTAGAATTGCCGGATATCAACGAACGGGGTGAAATCTTCCAGGTACACCTGAAACCATTACGAAAAGGCGAAGATGTGGACGTTAGCTTCCTCGCCAAGCAAACACCCGGATTCTCGGGTGCCGATATCGCCAACGTGTGTAACGAGGCTGCTTTGATTGCAGCACGCCGTAAGAAGGAGACCGTACAGAAACAAGATTTCCTCGATGCCGTTGACCGGATTATCGGAGGACTGGAGAAAAAGAATAAAATTATATCGCCCAGCGAAAAGGCAACGATTGCATACCACGAAGCGGGACACGCTACCGTTAGTTGGTTACTGGAACACGCGCATCCGCTCGTGAAAGTAACCATTGTACCCCGTGGAAAAGCATTAGGTGCAGCATGGTATCTCCCAGAAGAAAGACAAATTACGACCCGCGAACAGATGCTGGACGAAGTTTGTGCGACACTAGGTGGCCGGGCTGCAGAAGAAAACGTATTTGGTACTATCTCCTCCGGTGCACAAAATGACCTGGAGAAAGTCTACAAAACGACGTACGCCATGGTCTGCTATTTCGGAATGAGTGATGCAGTAGGAAATGTAAGCTTCTATGACTCTACAGGTCAATCGGATTACAGTTTCAACAAACCTTATAGCGAACATACTGCAGAACTGATTGATCATGAGATAAAAGATCTGATCGATGTTCAATATCAGCGAGCGCGGAAGATTCTAGCCGACAACGCTGAAGGACATAAGCAACTAGCTGAAAAATTACTGGAACGTGAGGTTATCTTTTCGGAAGATTTGGAAGCGATTTTTGGACCCCGCCCGTGGGACCCGCAGAAGGGACCGGAAAAAAAGATCGAAGTTCCTATGGCAGACAACAGCGAAAATAAGCCGCTGACTTCGCCTCCAACTACTTCGCCGAAAGATTCGCCAAAGGATAACAAAGAATCAGCATAA
- a CDS encoding lactate utilization protein gives MKNPGAREQILDRIKNSAFRQKSKQNGITGKVQEGPSPVFPVSELHLSEQFQQELEKIQGHFHLAKSRDELLAQLKGLQDEYEWPFVFCRDKGLQEILKDAGLEVSSDMQRFPETKATLTGCEWLIAETGGVLVHSASTSGRKLHFFPEVHMVVASSNHLVRTLEEALVRLEEKYRDDLPSQITHIAGPSRTADIEKTLVMGAHGPKALHVFLTEYE, from the coding sequence ATGAAAAATCCCGGTGCCAGGGAACAAATACTCGACCGGATAAAAAATTCTGCCTTCAGGCAGAAAAGCAAACAAAACGGAATAACCGGAAAGGTGCAGGAAGGGCCCTCTCCGGTTTTTCCCGTTTCTGAACTGCATTTATCGGAGCAGTTCCAGCAGGAACTGGAAAAAATACAAGGCCATTTTCATCTGGCAAAAAGCCGTGACGAACTGCTTGCCCAACTAAAAGGGCTTCAGGATGAATACGAGTGGCCGTTTGTTTTTTGCCGTGATAAAGGCCTCCAGGAAATTTTGAAAGATGCCGGTTTAGAAGTATCTTCCGATATGCAGCGTTTTCCGGAAACGAAAGCAACTTTAACCGGTTGTGAATGGCTAATTGCCGAAACCGGAGGAGTACTGGTTCACTCTGCTAGCACTAGCGGGCGAAAGCTCCACTTTTTCCCGGAAGTGCACATGGTTGTAGCCAGTTCCAATCATCTGGTCAGAACACTGGAAGAAGCACTTGTCAGGCTGGAAGAGAAATATCGTGATGATCTTCCTTCACAAATCACACACATTGCAGGCCCCAGCCGGACAGCTGACATTGAGAAAACACTGGTAATGGGAGCTCACGGTCCCAAGGCGCTGCACGTTTTTCTAACAGAATATGAATAA
- a CDS encoding putative signal transducing protein, whose translation MEKGWKQIFMTGQDFKAQMAKDLLEENGIEALIMNHKDSTFTTFGDIEVYVREEVEEKALDILKNLKSGEN comes from the coding sequence ATGGAAAAAGGTTGGAAACAAATTTTCATGACCGGACAAGACTTTAAGGCACAGATGGCCAAAGACTTGCTTGAAGAGAACGGAATCGAAGCCCTTATCATGAATCATAAAGATTCAACTTTTACTACTTTTGGCGACATAGAAGTTTATGTCCGCGAAGAAGTAGAGGAAAAAGCGCTGGACATATTAAAAAATCTGAAAAGCGGGGAAAATTGA
- a CDS encoding phosphatidate cytidylyltransferase, with protein sequence MNDLKIRTLWGTLFVAVLIGATWISPYTFSLLFVFISSFTLKEFYDLLTKSGAVPQQKLGIFAGIVLFLVSFFIARGALSEAWLLTLIPLMLSLFVAELYRNKTLEMPFRNIAYTTIGVIYISVPFALLNFFVYPRELGYTYEPKILLSLLFFIWASDSGAYLIGSKFGKHRLFERISPKKSWEGFFGGLAAAIIVAAILAQFWEQYSFAPLAIIAAITVIAGTFGDLIESMFKRSLGVKDSGNFMPGHGGLLDRFDSILVAIPMVYFILVFLR encoded by the coding sequence TTGAACGATCTGAAAATCCGTACTCTTTGGGGAACTTTGTTTGTAGCTGTGCTTATCGGGGCCACCTGGATAAGCCCCTATACCTTTTCCCTGTTATTTGTCTTCATCAGTAGCTTTACGCTGAAAGAATTTTACGATTTGCTAACGAAATCGGGTGCGGTTCCTCAGCAAAAACTGGGAATATTTGCCGGGATTGTTCTTTTTCTGGTATCCTTTTTTATCGCCCGGGGAGCCTTGTCGGAAGCCTGGCTTCTGACGCTCATTCCATTGATGCTTTCCCTGTTTGTTGCCGAACTCTATCGCAATAAAACACTGGAAATGCCATTCCGGAATATCGCTTACACCACGATTGGTGTTATTTATATTTCGGTTCCTTTCGCACTGCTCAACTTTTTTGTCTATCCCAGAGAGTTAGGATATACGTATGAACCTAAAATATTACTCAGTCTGCTGTTTTTCATTTGGGCCAGCGATTCGGGTGCATACCTGATTGGTTCGAAGTTCGGGAAACACCGGCTGTTCGAACGTATTTCACCCAAAAAATCGTGGGAAGGTTTCTTCGGCGGACTGGCTGCAGCCATCATCGTGGCTGCAATCCTGGCTCAATTCTGGGAACAATACAGCTTTGCGCCGCTGGCCATTATTGCTGCCATTACCGTGATTGCAGGAACCTTCGGCGACCTGATTGAATCCATGTTTAAAAGGAGTCTGGGAGTAAAAGATTCAGGAAACTTTATGCCAGGACACGGCGGACTACTCGACCGCTTTGATAGCATTCTCGTCGCTATTCCGATGGTATATTTTATCCTTGTATTTCTTCGCTGA
- a CDS encoding phosphatidylserine decarboxylase family protein, whose amino-acid sequence MRIHKEGYAIIAVAILIWALLNGLVWETREPYFFVFMLLISTPVLALTIRFFRYPEREINSGDKTILAPADGQIVTIEETTETEYFQDRRLQVSVFMSLFNVHVNWLPVAGKIKYVKHHNGRYMSAYLPKSSTDNERTTTVVEMEDGTEILVRQIAGAMAKRVVTYANEGDTMEQGGELGFIKFGSRVDVFLPVGTEVTADMCEAVTGRQTILARLK is encoded by the coding sequence ATGAGAATACACAAAGAAGGCTATGCCATTATTGCAGTTGCCATACTGATTTGGGCACTACTGAACGGACTGGTGTGGGAAACCCGTGAACCGTATTTCTTCGTGTTCATGCTGCTGATTTCAACACCGGTACTGGCATTAACCATTCGTTTTTTCCGGTACCCCGAAAGAGAAATCAATTCCGGTGACAAAACAATTCTGGCACCGGCTGACGGACAAATTGTTACCATCGAAGAGACAACCGAAACGGAATATTTCCAGGATCGCAGATTGCAGGTTTCCGTTTTTATGTCGCTGTTCAATGTGCATGTTAACTGGTTACCCGTTGCCGGGAAAATCAAATACGTAAAACACCACAACGGACGATATATGTCGGCTTACCTGCCAAAATCATCCACCGATAACGAACGGACTACAACCGTTGTCGAAATGGAAGATGGTACCGAAATTCTGGTACGGCAAATTGCGGGTGCAATGGCTAAACGCGTGGTTACGTACGCCAACGAAGGAGACACAATGGAACAAGGCGGTGAACTAGGCTTCATCAAATTCGGTTCCCGCGTAGACGTATTCCTTCCGGTTGGTACTGAAGTAACAGCCGACATGTGCGAAGCCGTTACCGGACGACAAACTATCCTGGCCCGACTGAAATAA
- the pssA gene encoding CDP-diacylglycerol--serine O-phosphatidyltransferase, producing MRKHIPNFLTSLNIVSGSLSVTFALEGHINLAVLTMFLASLFDFFDGMSARLLKAYSPIGKELDSLADMISFGLAPGMIVLTLQKYALFGDVRSLVGSTGGWLTWVFLLSAFFIPVMSGLRLAKFNIDERQATSFIGLPTPANAIFFASLALIAENGNMPALDTILLNPYSLLFFTIVMSLLLVSEIPMFSLKIKHLKWRGNQVRYLFLLTTLVLIYFFSFYGITLSILLYILISFTLSLKKTV from the coding sequence ATGCGCAAACACATTCCGAATTTCCTTACATCACTCAATATTGTCAGTGGTAGTCTTTCTGTCACCTTTGCTCTCGAAGGTCATATTAACCTGGCGGTGTTAACGATGTTTTTAGCGTCTCTATTTGATTTTTTCGACGGGATGAGTGCTCGTTTGCTAAAAGCGTACTCTCCTATCGGGAAAGAGCTGGATTCGCTGGCAGATATGATTTCATTCGGATTAGCTCCGGGAATGATTGTACTGACACTTCAAAAATATGCTCTTTTCGGCGATGTTCGCTCATTGGTAGGTTCCACCGGTGGATGGCTCACCTGGGTATTCCTCCTAAGCGCTTTCTTTATTCCGGTGATGTCCGGATTGCGGTTAGCTAAATTCAACATCGATGAACGGCAGGCTACTTCCTTTATCGGGTTACCCACTCCTGCCAACGCCATCTTCTTCGCATCGCTGGCGCTAATTGCCGAAAACGGGAATATGCCGGCACTGGACACGATTCTACTCAATCCTTACAGCCTGCTCTTTTTCACGATAGTGATGTCACTGCTGCTGGTTTCTGAGATTCCAATGTTCTCGCTGAAAATTAAACACCTGAAATGGCGTGGCAACCAGGTACGCTACCTGTTTCTCTTGACAACGCTTGTGCTCATCTATTTCTTCAGCTTTTACGGCATCACGCTTTCCATCTTGCTTTATATTCTTATCTCTTTCACATTAAGCCTAAAAAAGACGGTTTAA
- a CDS encoding cytochrome d ubiquinol oxidase subunit II, whose translation MSHLTLQHYWWAIISLLAALLVFLMFVQGGQTLIYRLGKTSNERTMIVNALGRKWEFTFTTLVTFGGAFFASFPLFYSTSFGGAYWAWMALLFAFIIQAVSYEYRSRPSNFLGKRTFDAFLFVNGLLGTVLLGVVVGTFFNGANFSVSNMNLSQWENPAHGLEAVLTFSNVAMGLAIFFLARVLALLYFMNSIDHEPIFKNAKKQLLYNTIPFLVFFLYFVIRLLLIKGFAYDPKTLEVSMEPYKYLHNFLQMPLVLIIFLVGVVGVLWGIISSLLKDKTNGIWYAGIGTVLTVFALMLVAGYNNTCYYPSNFDLQSSLNIVNSSSSKFTLTVMSYVSLMVPFVLAYIWYAWKSINREKITESEISGEGEGHVY comes from the coding sequence ATGAGTCATTTAACCCTCCAACACTATTGGTGGGCCATCATATCACTTTTAGCAGCGTTACTTGTTTTCCTGATGTTTGTTCAGGGAGGTCAGACGCTGATTTACCGACTGGGAAAAACCAGTAACGAGCGCACCATGATTGTCAATGCACTTGGTCGCAAGTGGGAATTTACCTTTACCACGCTGGTAACTTTTGGTGGAGCATTTTTCGCTTCTTTCCCGCTTTTCTATTCCACCAGCTTTGGTGGAGCCTACTGGGCCTGGATGGCCTTGTTGTTTGCCTTTATTATTCAGGCCGTTTCGTACGAATATCGCAGCCGGCCGAGTAATTTCCTGGGCAAGCGCACTTTCGACGCGTTCCTTTTTGTCAACGGATTGTTGGGAACAGTTCTTCTTGGCGTTGTGGTTGGAACATTTTTCAACGGCGCGAACTTTTCCGTTAGCAACATGAACCTTTCGCAGTGGGAAAATCCGGCACACGGATTAGAAGCTGTTTTGACATTCAGTAACGTAGCGATGGGCCTGGCGATTTTTTTCCTGGCCCGAGTTCTGGCGTTATTGTATTTCATGAACAGCATCGATCACGAACCCATTTTTAAGAATGCCAAGAAACAGTTGCTGTATAATACCATTCCGTTCCTGGTATTCTTCCTCTATTTCGTGATTCGTCTGTTGCTTATCAAAGGATTTGCTTACGATCCGAAAACTCTCGAGGTATCGATGGAACCTTATAAGTACTTGCACAACTTCCTGCAAATGCCGCTGGTATTGATCATCTTCCTGGTTGGTGTTGTTGGCGTTCTTTGGGGAATCATCAGTTCGCTGTTGAAAGACAAAACCAACGGAATTTGGTATGCCGGAATCGGAACGGTACTCACCGTATTTGCCCTGATGCTGGTTGCCGGTTACAATAACACCTGCTACTATCCCTCGAATTTCGATTTGCAGTCGTCGCTGAACATCGTGAATAGTTCGTCGTCGAAATTTACCTTGACAGTGATGAGTTACGTTTCGTTGATGGTACCGTTCGTACTGGCTTATATCTGGTATGCGTGGAAATCCATTAACCGCGAGAAAATCACCGAATCGGAAATTAGCGGTGAGGGTGAAGGTCACGTTTATTAA
- a CDS encoding cytochrome ubiquinol oxidase subunit I, with translation MNELLDLSLVDWSRAQFALTAMYHWLFVPLTLGITFILAIMETIYVKTGNPEWKKITKFWMKVFGINFAIGVATGIILEFEFGTNWSNYSWFVGDIFGAPLAIEGIMAFFMESTFIAVMFFGWGKVSKRFHLASTWLTALGANLSALWILVANGWMQFPVGMQFNPDTARNEMVNFWDVFLSPVATSKFLHTIFSGFELAAIFVIGISAWYLLKKREIVFARKSILVSAVFGLISSIFVIGFGHASTQQVAYHQPMKLAAMEGLYEGQNGPGLIAMGVLSTKQSDPEYKQLKNFLFRVEIPKGLSVLAYLNTTQFMPGIKDMLNGNSEHNILSAPEKIARGKEAIQLLKDYKTAKDDGNTDEAATLRAKFMSDSFQKDYFKYFGYGYIKNPTDLIPDIPLVFYSFRIMVMLGTYFVFFFFFALLWVTRGTMEKKKWFLRLAIITMPLAYVASMSGWTLAEVGRQPWVIQDLLPTVAAVSHIDASAVQVTFWMFAFIFTLLLIAEVKIMTKQVKIGPKDGGH, from the coding sequence ATGAATGAATTACTTGATCTATCCTTGGTAGACTGGTCGAGGGCTCAATTTGCACTCACCGCGATGTACCATTGGTTATTCGTCCCACTGACACTTGGGATTACGTTTATTCTGGCAATCATGGAGACTATCTATGTGAAGACCGGAAATCCTGAGTGGAAAAAAATTACCAAGTTCTGGATGAAAGTGTTCGGGATTAATTTCGCCATTGGTGTGGCTACCGGAATTATTCTGGAATTTGAATTTGGAACCAACTGGTCTAACTATTCCTGGTTTGTAGGTGACATCTTTGGTGCACCGCTGGCCATCGAAGGTATTATGGCTTTCTTTATGGAGTCGACCTTCATTGCCGTGATGTTCTTTGGATGGGGGAAGGTGAGCAAGCGCTTTCACCTGGCATCCACGTGGCTGACAGCGCTGGGAGCAAACCTCTCGGCATTGTGGATATTGGTGGCCAACGGCTGGATGCAATTCCCGGTAGGAATGCAGTTTAATCCGGATACGGCCAGGAATGAAATGGTTAATTTCTGGGATGTATTTCTCTCGCCGGTGGCGACCAGTAAGTTCCTCCACACGATTTTCTCAGGATTTGAGTTAGCGGCCATCTTCGTGATTGGTATTTCGGCCTGGTATCTTCTGAAAAAGCGGGAGATTGTTTTTGCCCGGAAAAGTATCCTGGTTTCAGCCGTTTTTGGTCTGATTAGCTCGATTTTTGTTATCGGCTTCGGTCACGCATCAACGCAGCAGGTGGCTTACCACCAGCCAATGAAACTTGCTGCCATGGAAGGCCTTTACGAAGGTCAGAATGGACCGGGTTTGATAGCCATGGGCGTACTTTCTACCAAACAATCCGATCCGGAGTATAAACAATTAAAGAATTTCCTTTTCAGGGTCGAAATTCCCAAAGGTTTGTCTGTGCTGGCTTATCTGAATACAACCCAGTTTATGCCCGGGATAAAAGATATGCTGAATGGAAACAGTGAGCACAACATTCTGTCGGCTCCGGAGAAGATTGCCCGGGGTAAAGAGGCCATTCAACTATTGAAAGATTACAAGACGGCCAAGGATGACGGAAACACAGACGAAGCTGCTACCTTGCGTGCCAAGTTCATGTCTGATAGTTTCCAGAAAGATTATTTCAAGTATTTCGGATATGGGTACATTAAGAATCCGACCGATTTGATACCCGATATACCTCTTGTATTTTATAGCTTCCGTATTATGGTTATGCTCGGAACCTATTTCGTGTTCTTCTTCTTCTTCGCTCTTCTTTGGGTTACCAGAGGCACGATGGAAAAGAAAAAATGGTTCCTGCGATTGGCAATTATTACCATGCCACTGGCTTACGTTGCCTCGATGTCAGGTTGGACATTGGCCGAAGTTGGCCGTCAGCCCTGGGTGATTCAGGATCTGTTGCCAACAGTGGCAGCCGTATCGCACATCGATGCGAGTGCTGTTCAGGTAACTTTCTGGATGTTTGCCTTCATCTTCACCCTGCTGTTGATTGCCGAGGTGAAAATCATGACGAAACAAGTTAAAATCGGACCTAAAGACGGAGGACACTAA
- a CDS encoding DUF4492 domain-containing protein, with amino-acid sequence MRILKKIVHFYYEGFRQMTWGKGLWVIILVKLFVMFFVLKLFFFPDLLKQNFKTDKERGEHVIENLTNIK; translated from the coding sequence ATGAGAATATTGAAGAAAATCGTCCACTTCTATTATGAAGGCTTCCGACAGATGACGTGGGGAAAAGGTCTCTGGGTAATCATTTTAGTGAAACTGTTTGTGATGTTCTTTGTGCTCAAACTGTTTTTCTTTCCCGATTTGCTAAAGCAGAATTTTAAGACCGATAAGGAAAGGGGAGAGCACGTCATCGAGAATCTGACCAATATCAAATAA